From a single Halococcus hamelinensis 100A6 genomic region:
- a CDS encoding nucleoside phosphorylase: MTADSEDPNDEVQYHLAVGPDDVAETVLVPGDPERVEKIVDLWDEFELVAEHREFRTATGAHRGTPISTTSTGIGSPSAAIALEELARVGCETFVRVGSCGAIQPGMDVGDLVITTGAVRQEGTSDEYVREDYPATADDRVVAALVAAAEELGYDYHVGVTASADSFYPGQGRPGFEGFEAAGSDDLVEDLREAGVLNIEMEASSILTLAGLYGLRAGAVCTVYANRVTGEFRTEGESRAAETASLAATYLERMDERAREAGADRWHPGLGLGDASE; this comes from the coding sequence ATGACCGCCGACAGCGAGGACCCGAACGACGAGGTCCAGTACCACCTCGCGGTGGGGCCCGACGACGTCGCGGAAACCGTGCTCGTTCCGGGCGATCCCGAGAGAGTCGAGAAGATAGTCGACCTGTGGGACGAGTTCGAGCTGGTGGCCGAACACCGCGAGTTCCGGACCGCGACGGGCGCACATCGCGGGACGCCGATCTCGACCACCTCCACGGGGATCGGGAGTCCCTCGGCTGCCATCGCGCTCGAAGAATTGGCGCGGGTCGGCTGTGAGACGTTCGTCCGGGTGGGGTCGTGTGGCGCGATCCAGCCCGGCATGGACGTCGGCGACCTCGTCATCACCACGGGGGCCGTCCGGCAGGAGGGCACCAGCGACGAGTACGTTCGCGAGGACTACCCCGCGACCGCCGACGACCGCGTGGTGGCGGCGCTGGTGGCGGCCGCCGAGGAGCTCGGCTACGACTACCACGTCGGCGTCACCGCGAGCGCCGACAGCTTCTATCCCGGCCAGGGCCGGCCGGGCTTCGAGGGCTTCGAGGCCGCCGGGAGCGACGACCTGGTCGAGGACCTCCGCGAGGCGGGCGTGTTGAACATCGAGATGGAGGCGAGTTCGATCCTGACCCTCGCGGGCCTCTACGGGCTCAGAGCGGGCGCGGTCTGTACGGTCTACGCGAACCGCGTCACCGGCGAGTTCCGGACCGAGGGCGAGTCCCGGGCGGCCGAGACCGCGAGCCTCGCGGCGACCTACCTCGAACGGATGGACGAGCGGGCACGCGAGGCCGGGGCCGACCGCTGGCACCCGGGGCTCGGTCTCGGCGACGCGTCCGAGTGA
- a CDS encoding BKACE family enzyme: protein MSYDSFLAGDPVIVTAALTGGVHGKEATPNLPESPEEIGRAAAAAERAGAAVVHLHARRPNGERTFDTERFQAIDDAVRRHADDVIIQHSTGGTAAPDADRHQPLRTDPPPEMASLDMGPLNRYAHLTSENTRGLVDSLFDEMRERGIKPELEVFNDGHRNEVFGLLDRRDLADPVYATLIFGPGTLTRPHPRNFLTAIDDLPEGAQFNTLGFGRHQLPFATMGVLFGGHVRVGLEDNVYYRRGELAESNAQLVERVSRVANELGRPVATPDEARDVLGLRGA, encoded by the coding sequence ATGAGCTATGATTCGTTTCTCGCGGGCGATCCCGTCATCGTGACCGCGGCGCTCACCGGCGGCGTCCACGGGAAAGAGGCGACCCCGAACCTCCCCGAGAGCCCCGAGGAGATCGGGCGAGCGGCCGCCGCGGCGGAGCGGGCGGGCGCGGCGGTCGTCCACCTCCACGCCCGGCGGCCGAACGGCGAGCGCACGTTCGACACCGAACGTTTCCAGGCGATCGACGACGCGGTTCGCCGCCACGCAGACGACGTAATCATCCAACACTCTACTGGAGGTACTGCCGCACCCGACGCCGACCGCCACCAGCCGCTCCGGACCGACCCGCCGCCGGAGATGGCCTCGCTCGACATGGGGCCGCTCAATCGCTACGCCCACCTCACGAGCGAGAACACCCGCGGGCTGGTGGACTCGCTGTTCGACGAGATGCGCGAACGAGGCATCAAACCCGAACTGGAGGTCTTCAACGACGGCCACCGCAACGAGGTCTTCGGGCTGCTCGACCGCCGCGACCTCGCCGACCCGGTCTACGCGACCCTGATCTTCGGGCCGGGCACGCTCACCCGCCCCCACCCCCGGAACTTCCTGACGGCCATCGACGACCTCCCCGAAGGGGCCCAGTTCAACACCCTGGGATTCGGTCGCCACCAGCTTCCGTTCGCGACGATGGGGGTCCTCTTTGGGGGGCACGTCCGCGTCGGGCTGGAGGACAACGTCTACTACCGGCGTGGCGAGCTCGCCGAGTCGAACGCCCAGCTGGTCGAGCGCGTGAGTCGGGTCGCGAACGAACTCGGCCGGCCGGTCGCGACGCCCGACGAAGCGAGGGACGTCCTCGGGCTTCGCGGTGCGTGA
- a CDS encoding PH domain-containing protein — MESLDPRARVVWVVFELVIGAVVGLGGTWLVDRFVFEIAFWVGPVAAAVLALAGAGYALLRYRVWRFEVQEDAVYLERGVFTRVESVVPFVRIQNVDTKRGPVERLAGLSSVVVYTAGTRGADATLPGLAPERATALREELRELAVESEYEDAL; from the coding sequence ATGGAGTCGCTCGACCCGCGTGCCAGGGTCGTCTGGGTCGTCTTCGAACTCGTGATAGGGGCCGTCGTCGGGCTCGGCGGTACGTGGCTGGTCGATCGGTTCGTTTTCGAAATTGCGTTCTGGGTCGGGCCGGTGGCGGCGGCCGTACTCGCGCTCGCCGGCGCTGGGTACGCCCTGCTTCGCTATCGCGTCTGGCGCTTCGAGGTACAGGAGGACGCCGTCTACCTCGAACGCGGGGTCTTCACCCGGGTCGAGTCGGTGGTGCCGTTCGTCCGGATCCAGAACGTCGACACCAAGCGCGGCCCGGTCGAGCGCCTCGCGGGTCTGTCGAGCGTCGTGGTCTACACCGCGGGGACGCGCGGTGCGGACGCCACCCTCCCCGGCCTCGCGCCCGAACGGGCGACCGCGCTTCGCGAGGAACTGCGCGAGCTCGCCGTCGAGAGCGAGTACGAGGACGCGCTGTGA
- the fer gene encoding ferredoxin Fer: protein MASPFEILGLDPDADEPAVRRAYRERVFEAHPDHGGSAAEFRRVRAAYERLLSGESVESEPAMADAPADEPTATEPEKVRVEYLNYAVLDDHGWGLDDPDLFETAAAADLADADHGEFLVHPRESLLEAAENRGYAWPYACRGGACANCAVAIVAGELEMPNDTVLPPEMKAHGIRLSCNGIPVSDELKVLYNIKHLPALEELRLPPRPFEQAHASD, encoded by the coding sequence GTGGCGTCCCCGTTCGAGATCCTGGGCCTCGACCCCGATGCCGACGAGCCGGCGGTCCGCCGGGCCTACCGCGAGCGCGTCTTCGAGGCCCACCCGGACCACGGCGGGTCGGCCGCCGAGTTCCGCCGGGTGAGGGCCGCCTACGAACGGCTCTTGAGCGGCGAATCGGTCGAGTCCGAGCCGGCGATGGCGGACGCCCCGGCCGACGAACCCACCGCCACGGAGCCGGAGAAGGTCAGGGTCGAGTACCTCAACTACGCGGTGCTCGACGACCACGGCTGGGGGCTCGACGACCCGGACCTGTTCGAGACCGCCGCCGCGGCGGACCTCGCGGACGCCGACCACGGCGAGTTCCTGGTCCACCCCCGCGAGTCGCTGCTCGAAGCCGCCGAGAATCGCGGCTACGCCTGGCCCTACGCCTGCCGGGGCGGAGCGTGTGCGAACTGTGCGGTGGCGATCGTGGCGGGCGAACTGGAGATGCCGAACGACACCGTGTTGCCGCCGGAGATGAAGGCCCACGGGATCCGGCTCTCGTGCAACGGCATCCCGGTCTCCGACGAGCTCAAAGTGCTCTACAACATCAAGCACCTCCCCGCGCTCGAGGAGCTCCGCCTCCCACCCAGACCGTTCGAGCAGGCCCACGCAAGTGACTGA
- a CDS encoding PH domain-containing protein, translated as MKLHRLSAPLRAASGLEIGQVLLFGGGGAVVGSEGGMGGGVVIGLAIVLVLFVVQLGWEILYVQRFAYTLTDDSLDIDSGVLSRRERSIPIRRIQNVDITRDPFARLAGLAAVAFETAGGGDDAEGEIRYVTTTEAERLRNEIQRLKRANDGGESDEASTSADVSRAETVEDTDEGREELFVLSTRDLLAASALSLDLRPLLPVALLVFEGTRYLPSGVASAVVGSPRLGVVLTAVGSFLASAAVTFARFYGFRLWRSGDELRYERGLVSRYTGSIPFEKIQHLVVSESLLLRRFGYAALDVETAGYGSQSAATRGSESVVPFAERGAVLALARSIEGFGFDTPAFSRPPKRARRRYAGRYAIAVVAMTTGLFVANRLFEFDPLRWWFAPLALLVVVPFAAHYTWLHRGVATDEGFVLTRNGFWRRTTEVVPYYRVQTVNEDHTIFQRRWNLATVVVDTAGTGSLGREGARAVDFDRHEADALRETVRRRLRRSVIERRMERRRRSSGS; from the coding sequence GTGAAGCTCCACCGGCTGTCGGCCCCGCTGCGCGCGGCGTCCGGTCTCGAGATCGGGCAGGTCCTGCTGTTCGGCGGCGGCGGCGCGGTCGTCGGGAGCGAGGGCGGGATGGGGGGCGGCGTCGTCATCGGGCTCGCCATCGTCCTCGTGCTGTTCGTCGTGCAACTCGGGTGGGAGATACTCTACGTCCAGCGGTTCGCCTACACGCTCACCGACGACAGCCTCGACATCGACTCCGGGGTGCTCTCGCGGCGCGAACGGTCCATCCCGATCCGCCGGATCCAGAACGTCGACATCACCCGGGACCCGTTCGCGCGGCTCGCGGGGCTCGCGGCGGTGGCGTTCGAGACCGCCGGCGGGGGCGACGACGCCGAGGGCGAGATCCGCTACGTCACCACGACGGAGGCCGAACGCCTTCGGAACGAGATACAGCGGCTGAAGCGGGCGAACGACGGAGGCGAGTCGGACGAAGCTTCGACGTCGGCGGACGTGTCGCGAGCCGAAACGGTCGAGGACACGGACGAGGGCCGGGAGGAGCTGTTCGTCCTCTCGACCCGCGACCTCCTGGCGGCGAGCGCGCTCTCGCTCGACCTCAGACCCCTCCTGCCGGTGGCGCTGCTGGTCTTCGAGGGGACGCGGTATCTCCCGAGCGGGGTCGCGAGCGCCGTGGTCGGCAGCCCACGTCTCGGGGTGGTGCTGACCGCCGTCGGGTCGTTTCTCGCGAGCGCGGCCGTGACCTTCGCGCGGTTCTACGGTTTCCGGCTCTGGCGGTCGGGCGACGAACTCCGCTACGAACGCGGGCTGGTGAGCCGGTATACGGGCTCGATACCGTTCGAGAAGATCCAGCACCTCGTCGTGAGCGAATCCCTCCTCCTGCGCCGATTCGGCTACGCGGCGCTCGACGTCGAAACCGCGGGCTACGGGAGTCAGAGCGCGGCCACCCGGGGCTCCGAGTCGGTCGTCCCGTTCGCCGAGCGCGGGGCGGTGCTGGCCCTCGCACGCTCGATAGAGGGCTTCGGGTTCGACACGCCCGCCTTCTCCCGGCCGCCGAAGCGTGCCCGACGGCGCTACGCCGGCCGGTACGCCATCGCGGTCGTGGCGATGACGACCGGACTGTTCGTCGCGAACCGACTGTTCGAGTTCGACCCGCTCCGGTGGTGGTTCGCGCCGCTCGCGTTGCTGGTCGTCGTGCCGTTCGCGGCTCACTACACCTGGCTCCATCGCGGCGTGGCGACCGACGAGGGGTTCGTGCTGACCCGTAACGGCTTCTGGCGGCGGACCACCGAGGTGGTCCCCTACTATCGAGTGCAGACCGTGAATGAGGACCACACGATCTTCCAGCGTCGGTGGAACCTCGCCACGGTCGTGGTCGACACCGCCGGGACGGGGAGCCTGGGTCGCGAGGGCGCACGCGCCGTGGATTTCGACCGGCACGAGGCCGACGCGCTCCGCGAGACCGTCCGACGACGGCTTCGACGAAGCGTGATCGAGCGTCGGATGGAGCGCCGTCGCCGGTCCAGCGGGTCGTGA
- a CDS encoding plastocyanin/azurin family copper-binding protein — translation MKRRTFLKATSISTVAGMTALAGCSSGNNENGNGSGANGSGEGTNGGGTGTSGGASTTQGSGGDTAMTSSGTNGSTTGANGTAATSGGGGGTETVGMYTDGSTYYFDPIGLFVEPGTTVSFEIESGAHSATSYTTDNPSVSERRIPEGAESWDSGTISGSDSYEYTFETEGTYDYYCIPHKTLGMVGRVVCGSPGGPAEGSMPPDGDVPESSAIVEQGSIAFSDFS, via the coding sequence ATGAAGCGTCGAACGTTCCTGAAAGCGACGAGTATCTCGACGGTCGCGGGGATGACGGCCCTCGCGGGCTGTTCGAGCGGGAACAACGAGAACGGGAACGGCAGCGGTGCCAACGGGAGCGGCGAGGGAACGAACGGCGGCGGCACGGGGACGAGCGGCGGTGCGAGCACGACCCAGGGGTCGGGCGGGGACACCGCGATGACCTCCTCGGGGACCAACGGCTCGACTACGGGCGCGAACGGCACCGCGGCGACGAGCGGCGGTGGGGGCGGAACGGAGACCGTCGGGATGTACACCGACGGGAGCACGTACTACTTCGACCCGATCGGGCTGTTCGTCGAACCCGGCACCACCGTCAGCTTCGAGATCGAGTCCGGGGCTCACTCGGCGACCTCCTACACGACGGACAACCCGTCGGTGAGCGAGCGCCGCATCCCGGAGGGCGCGGAGTCGTGGGACAGCGGCACCATCAGCGGCAGTGATAGCTACGAGTACACCTTCGAGACCGAGGGCACCTACGACTACTACTGCATCCCACACAAGACGCTCGGGATGGTCGGTCGGGTCGTCTGTGGGAGCCCCGGCGGTCCCGCCGAGGGCAGCATGCCCCCGGACGGCGACGTTCCGGAGAGTTCGGCGATCGTCGAACAGGGCTCGATCGCCTTCAGCGACTTCAGCTAA
- the cdd gene encoding cytidine deaminase, with protein MDDEDLLAAAREATANAHVPYSEYRVGAALEAADGTVFTGCNIENANYSNSLHAEEVALSEAVKTGHREFAQVAVTSSERDGVLPCGMCRQTLSEFCEDDFRVVCDEAEGVVEYELGDLLPDAISADTLGK; from the coding sequence ATGGACGACGAGGACCTCCTGGCCGCCGCCCGCGAGGCGACCGCGAACGCCCACGTCCCCTACTCCGAGTATCGAGTTGGGGCGGCGCTCGAAGCGGCGGACGGCACCGTTTTTACGGGCTGTAACATCGAGAACGCCAACTACTCCAACAGCCTCCACGCCGAGGAGGTGGCGCTCTCGGAGGCGGTCAAGACCGGCCATCGTGAGTTCGCGCAGGTCGCGGTGACCTCCTCCGAGCGCGACGGCGTGCTCCCCTGCGGGATGTGCCGTCAGACCCTCTCGGAGTTCTGCGAGGACGACTTCCGGGTGGTCTGTGACGAGGCCGAGGGTGTCGTCGAGTACGAACTCGGCGACCTCCTACCCGACGCCATCTCGGCGGACACCCTCGGGAAATGA